The Scheffersomyces stipitis CBS 6054 chromosome 5, complete sequence genome contains the following window.
aacaaagtcTTACAATTTTGTAGCAATACCTGCGAGTTCTTCTCGGCTGGCTCATACCCCGAAATCTGGCATCGTTGAAGCTCTATATCTGCTCTGGCAATGATGACCTCACTGATCTGACCCACAAGAGCTCCTAATCCTAAGTCCACACCAGAGGgtgtctttttcttctctgcCAACAACTGACTTAGTATATCCTGAGcctttttcaagtttccCGACATCTGGGTCAATGACTTCCAGTACAACTCTTTAGATTGTAAAATTCCACTGGAATTGACATTGGCTAATGTAACATCATTGCGATCAAGCAAGCTCTGGATATTGTCAGCAGCCAGCATATACCTTTCTGGAGTGGCAGGAAGCTCTGCGTTATTCCAGACTTCAAACAATTGGTCAAAGTCGTTCGAGGTCAATCCAACTATATAGCTCTTTGCAACCTTCAATTCCAGGATCTGAACTTCAGAAATATTGGCTaccatttcatttttgttgGCTGCGACTTCACTGAAGTTGTCTATAAGATCGCGCGCTATATTGTCACTTCTATCTAGAAGAGGCTGGATCAAGTTGGTTACTGCTGGAACTTGTGAATCGAAATCAGTTACATTCTCAAGAATAGCCTGTGCCAATTTGTAGCACGACAACACCGATTCCAATATATCTACAGGCTGAACTACCTCGTCACTCGTGTACTCCTCTTgctttgtttcttcatgAAGACCACCCTGTTGATAAAGTTCATTATTAGACTCCATAGCATTAACATCTACTTCGTTCAACTCCTGTAAGAACTTCTGGAATTCTACCATTTGTAAGTccaaaagagccaagaaCAAGCTCTGTGCTCTCTGAGTGACCTCAAGCAATTGGTTGAAATCAGATTGGTCATTTTCCTGCTCGGCCTCTATAGCTTCAGTGTATACTAATGCTGTGTTGAAGAGCAAATCTGAAGGTATCGCTATATTGGAAGTTTTTGCTACGGTCATCGCTGTTTCGTGAGCAGTTATAATATGAGCCAAGTCTTGTAATACGGATCGCTTGTCGCCTGTCAAGGCTTCATCCACGTTCGTCAACTCGTATATTTCTACACCATCAGTCTTGATGTATTGGTTGTACACCAGGAAGAGCAATCtggaagaattgtagaagGCATCAAGGTTTCTGCCTTGAGTTCCCAGTAACGAAATCGACTGCAAATAGCTGGTGTAAGCTTTCTGGTAAAATCGCAAGCTCTTGGACAAGTCGGATCCGAGCCACCTGTCTCCCGACTCCTCGTCAATCGAGCCTTGTTCAAGGAAATCTTCAGCTGTGGTTGGTTCATTAGAAGAGTCTAGAGATTCTTCCTGTTTGCTGATGAGAGCCATGGCTCTTTTGCCCAATTTGGGGGCTTttacttctgaagaagatgttaGTAtaattcaagaaaattaCAACTTTCACTGTACATACTTTTCATGTCTATGACTGGCAATTGAGAATAAACAGAAGAGCAAGAGATTTGAATCCATCTCCACTTGGAATAAGCACTAATATTCCGTCGCACTTGCATATTATTTTATAGGATGCAAGTTAGATCAAAACTTTGTCTACGGTGCAGGAATATATCAAAACATATAAACACCTTCATTTTATAATTCGAGAAtcatttctctttctctccGGAGATTCAATTCTCATCaaaaaaacaagaaaaggtTGATTGAATGTACCCAATATTTGATTTTTGATCTTTTATTTTTTCATTCGAAATTATACAATACTGGATGTCTACTGTTAAAAGTCTAGAGGATTTACCCTCACTTAATCTGGATACGAGCTCGTATTCATTTGATACTCCAGTGAGGGTTCTACGAATTTACTCTCCCCAAGATGCCACAGAAAGCAACTACTACCATATCTATGTCACAGACTATTCGGCGATAGGGCCCCCAACTTGGATGGCAGACGAAGTGGAACGCGTCAAAAGTCCCCACATTGCAGATACATCCATACTGCGCGAGTGGAAGTTTCTCATTGTCGCCAGCAGAACCCAATTGCAAACGCTTATAGAGgagaaattcaagaaaactCCGAAAGATGTCGTTTTGAAACAGTTGCCAGTTTTGGCCCAGGCTCGCTTTGTAGTTAAAAGACATGTAAATGGCATATACGGCTCATTAATATCCTTGGATTTCAACACAGCAGGTATCATTGCTGGTTTAGAACTTAGAGAAGATAAAGGATATTATTATGCCTATGCTCGACTTTTCGCTCGTTTCAAGATTCTTGCTactcaaaatcaaatttaTCTTGCTGAACAAGTATATAATTTCACAGCCAAGTTCGGCAAATTGCTTGATGAGATTCTTGAACCGACGAAGCAGAGAAAGAAGGGACGCCAGCACAAACTACCTGCAAACACATCTGAACAAAATGCAGTTATGaaacaaaaagataaagaaaagcAAAAGGACAATTCAGATGCCAACCACAAGAGGCATAGTATCGCGAACAGAGATACGACAATTCAAATAAAAGTCAGCGTAGAAAACGACTACACCAAAAGTACAAAAAAAACTGTAAAtatcaactccaacagTAACGAAACTAATGACACTACTAATACCGATATCAATAACGCTGCAGCTGTCAATACCATCAACGATACCGTCATTAATGATAGCAACTCAGCTGTCTCTGGAGACTCCGTAGATAAAGAACAAACTTCAGAAGCTCCAGATTCACAAGATATTCGTCAAGTCTCAGACAAATTCAAGGTTGATGCAGAACCTTCAGTATCAGATAAAGCAGCAGATGTACGAATGGGGACATATCGAGGTGAGACACAACCACAAACTCCTATAGTTGGTAACAAGTTCTCAACTTCATCGCCTCGAAGTGAACAATTAGAGCATTCGTCGCCACTCAGAACGAAAGAATCACTGGAAAATTCCATTATAAGAGCCCAACAACAGATACCTTCGGCTTCAGCGAGTCTGGATGACCATTCACCCATTGCCCTACGTGCAGAATCACTTCTGTCATCGATTCAAGAGCAACGAAATGTAAATTCTTCGAAGGACAAGTTCAGTAAACAAGAAGACCATTCGCTTACCTCTGTAAAGAGACTAGCTTCACTATCATCTTCTCCTCTGAAGAAACAGCGTAAAACCGAGTCATTAGCACGTACAGAATGGGCACCTGGAGGTCATCTGATTTTAAACTTGGATAATACTAAGTTTAAGAAGCTGCCACCGACCGGAgctgatcttctttttcataACCAAGACGACGAGGACTCTCAGGCTCCATTATTTCCACCAACACAAGCCACGGCACCGAACTACCTAACCTTTGAAGCGATGCTTAACAAACAATCACAAATAGagattgtagaagaagagaacgACTCCACTGCTTATCATAGCTTGCCCCCAGAAACTAAAAGCACTCAGTATGATACGTCTTCGTCAAACATGCCACCTCCGCCAAGTTCCCGAGTGATATTGCCGAATTCGAGCCAGCCTCCATTGGCACAAGGCTCTCTTCCTGTTCCCCAGACCCCCAAAGCATTACAGGGTGTCAAACGTCAATCCAGCTCTGTACCTAACCATCCCGATAATGTGCATAGTCAAATTTCAGAGAATGCAACGGTTGTATCACCAACATTAATGCCAAGTCAGCGTGCTGAAATAGAGATAGACATCGATATTTCTCCTCCTCCTACGCAGCCACGCCCTGAAGACAGTACTGGCAGTGCAGTAAGTTCCAGAGAGAGCCAGGACAAGGATAGCATCGGAATTATAGGAAAAGCTCCTAGGACCTACATTTCAAAGACTATGTCCATTGCACAATTGTTAAAAGTACCATTGACGGTCGAGGAGATTTCTAAGAAACAGATCTATGAAGTACGAGGTGCTTTTATCAAAGGATTGCAACCATTCAGGCCATTCATAGTAAAACCTTTCAAAAGAACAATAAAAGttgccaacttcaacatcgTCTTAACCGATAGAAGCAGAGATCTAGTGGTCGAGTTCCACAACGAAATTGAAATCTGCCACTTTCTCGGAGTCGAcgaagtggaagaagtcTACAATCATCTCTCGACTATAGAAGACGATATTATCAAGCTAGCTAAACTAGAACACCCTACCACCAACAATATCCGTCTTGTTAGAAAGACCAAAACTGCACGAGATAATATGTTGTATCCATACTGGGCATGTCTCAGCACCTTGGAAGACCTCATAGCGTAGTAGATATACTTACATTTTGTCCGTATCTCACTTCTATGCGTCTGTACAATTTTAAATCTCTTTCATCATATGTATAGCATAGAACTACGACTGGAATCTGTTAAACGTGTAGaattattatatatataaacTATTTTTTCCCATTTAAACTGAATAACCTCTAACCAGATATTAACGATTAAAGATTGTAAAATACAAATAGAATGTTAAGAAGCCGGAAAGCGGTTAGGCCCATCCAACCACTTATATGATCATCAAAATGAGGAGGTCAAATTTAAATATAACCAATTCTGTTGGCAACATCCAAAGCGTCGTGGTCAGCAGTCAATTTGATGTAAGCCTTCTTGGTACCGTTTGGTCTGATCAAAGTGTTGACGTACAAGACATCGACTTCGTATAATTCCTTGACTGCAGCCTTGATTTGGTTCTTGTTGGCCTTGAtgtcaacttggaaaaccaAGATGTTACCGTCTTCAACCTTCTTCATGGCAGTTTCAGAGGCAATTGGTGAGACAATGATCTTGTAGGCATCTAATCTGTTGTAGTGAGGAACGGACTTTCTGGCGTATTTTGGAGCTCTAGACAATTGTAAGGTCTTTGGCAATCTGAAGGTGGTAGAAGTTCTAACCTTTAAGGCCTTCTTACCGTTGGTACCCTTCAAAACAGCCTTCTTAGCAGCAGAAGCTTTAGTAGTAGCTATAAAGTTGTTAGTATAATGCACAATCTTGTAGTTCACCTGGTTCACGATGGATTATAGTCAACATATTTGAATGGCAGAGATTTTCTTCGATTATAATGGTGAAGTGTTTGCTGGAGTTATTCTCTAGTGTCCTGAAGACAACGAACAAAATACGAGATGCTTGATACTCTTTTCTTAAACTTAgtgatcttggaaatatcGTATAgcttgaaaaatgaaacagactgaaaaatgaaaaatttgaaaattcGAGAATCTCTAATACTAGTCACTTGTCATCAACTTCGTCTTTCTACATAGTTGGAAGTCTCTGACACTATACGATCATGTTGAACATCTCTACGAAGATTTTGTTGTTTAAAGTTGTCGTTCTggataatttttcagtctcTGGAAAGATTTTCAGGATTACCAGGATCATTCGATATGCCAAATTGCAAGATGATATATATCTAGGATGTCTTCATATTATCCTCGTGTCCACAATGGTGTGCTTTTCATTAATCGTAACATACATGGAGCCATTATTACTATAGTTGGTTAGTTCCTAGTATTACAACAAAGTTCTGGTAACACTAGATTTAAAAAAAACTTCAATAACCAACTTCGAATTGTTAGTACAGCCAAAACGAAAAATTTTCTGAATGGGGAATGTGCAGGAGCGAGCAGACACTCACGCTTAACTATGGCAGATAGTGGGTCCTCATAGTTAAGACAGACGTGGGCAAGAATAAGTGTGCGCGAATTCAGAATCGTGCGGGAGGTTGAGCTAGAAGATCACGTGCCATAATTGAAATTAAGGGCTGTAGCCCTATTTTAACCTTGGCCATTATTTCACTTCTGTTTGAAATGGCGATTGTATTCCGATTACCTAAGCCTGTGGTGGATAATGCTGCTATGGGCCAATGTTGCGGATCTAGATTGCCTGCATTGCAGTTTGCAATCATTTGTATGGATTCGTATGGATTCGTCTATTGAATAGGTACTATGAATATTTGTAAGTATTGTTCTCTGGGGAGAACTTTCAAGATGTGGAACATTTTGATTCTGaaatactcttcttcataaaACTAACGAGTCTTCAGCTGTCTAACCTGAAAGCTGCAAGGGAGCGAACTTCCCTGATTTATGAATCTTACACTAAGCTCGAGTAGCAAACCCAGGGACTCAAGAGTTTTTCAATCAATTATGATACTTCGTAAGGTTGTCTTATCCTCTATATTCTAGATGCTGCTGCACTCACTGCTTTAGTGAGCACAGATCAGCAGTTGACTATTTGGCACcttcttttgcaattcgTAGTTTGGTCTGAACCAAGTCATTAACACTCGATTCTGCTCTGTACTATAGTACTTCTATAGTCTACACTCTCTACACCTCTTCACTATGCAAtcgtatatatatacagCGTTCGAACCTCTTCTATGTACATGGCTCACAATCTTCTGAGCTTCTTAGGACGAGGACCACCGAACCGTAACTTGGTAGCGTCGCTGACTCTTACTATGTGTGGCTTGATATGCTGTCCTTCCTTTCCCATCAAGGCTGCCTGGAAGGCATCTCTTCCCTTTCCATAGTCGGTCATGATCAATTCGATCTTATCATTAGGTCCAAGcaagttcttctcttcaatgGTCTTGAACATCTTGGTAGCTACCTGGAAAGCGGCTTCGTATTCGGATCTCTGCGATTTTCTGAACCCCAACTGACCAGCGGTAATGTGGAGCTTTGTATGGTGGGGCAATTGCAAGTAGTATAACACTTTCTCGTTGTAGGACAAATGTTggttcttttccaaaaagtCCAAGTCTTCTACAACAGCCACCAAACTGGCCAACGTATTATGCTTGTGGAAAGTTCCGTACATCTTCCACATAACGACTTTCTCGTTCCTTTTCCCATCCCTCACCTTTGTAGGTTGAAGCTCTATGTTACTACTATTCTGTTGAATCTGAGAGCTCATGATTTGCACGGGCTTTGAAGAACTCATATATCTCATCGTAGAAACACCCATTCTGGACACGGGCTGCACAGACTGAAAGCGAAAGGCTCCCGCCACCATTCTGCTAGCAGAAAACATTGTATGGGTGGATATGCGGAGTTTCTGTGATAATAGCGATGTCGTTGGTCGTAATACCttgctgaagaatctgaaaaatttgtaGAACGAGGATGATTACGAAGCGGTTACGTCAGAATAAGACACAACTAACGAAGTGCGACACAATTGTGCTGCGCTACCACATGTGTTTTCCACGCGAGCGTTGAGAATTGGCACTTAACGACCAGAAGAGTGACTCAGGAGAGACACTAAAACATGGAAATCCCCTAAAAATTGTCAAATATGTCTGGAATTGTGGGATTTTGTCATCATTCCTTTTCTGGAAAGAACTGGCTAACATTGCCTGAATTAAATGTCCTCTTGTCTCCTCAATGTCTTCACTATTTTTCaccatttcttcactaAATGCCAACATTTCGTGCTATATGCACACCCATAATCCTTAGGCTAACTATGGAGAACAAGTCAAGGCAGAAGCACACAGAAATCCCAGCTATTTCAGCCAATCATGGCCCAAAATCTCCCAGATTTTCAGTACTACCTCTCTCGACCAGCGACAAGACACCAAGTCCTTTTTAAGCGGCACGATCTAGTGCCACGCCCAATATGCCAAAGCTGTCCTTTCCCTCTTCTTTCCCTCGTCCGTGCCCCACCTCCGCTGTACCTACTATCGTCTGCTGCAGCCCGGTCGGTTCCTGCAGACAGCACGCCGCACCGATAAAACAACGCATTAATTTCTAGCAGGATAGAATAGCCAGTAAAAAAAACAACAGCCAGAAGTCACAACATTTGTTTGGATAGCAGCCGTTTTTCGTCCAGTAGGGTTCTGTTCTCAGCGCCAGTCAGCCATCCATCTGTACACCCATACCGCAATCACGTAGCGGTATTTCAGCCCTAAGACCCGTACCGCCGCGTCTCCATTTGCTTCGCAATTGAGAAATCTATCGTTTCTTTATCACTGTTACGAGATTTCGATTTACGATCTTTGGCGTTTTGGAAATTTATTACAATATTCATATCAATAGAAAGATCTGGTGTTCCTGTGTTATCACTAGCATCGCAAGACTCATTACGGAATAGATTCATCAGCAATCGCTACCAGAGATAGAATAGATTGCCACTGTTCCAAAGAGTCTCAGCCACATCATCAATTGTATCTATCTCAGAGTACTCAAATTATCAATTGTACTCAAAGAAGTGATTCAATTCAGTTCTATTCAACGACCAGATTACTCAATTCGATTGGCAACAGCAATTAGATTCACTTTTGAAATCATAACTGTTCTCGTAGAATATAGCAGTTATTACAAATCATTACTGTTGTGAATAGGGATTGCTGGCATCACCAATTGTAACTGTTGTCACTACTATAACTGTTATATCGTCGTACTGCAGCGTTTCAGACCGCATAGTAGCTATCATTGTCGGACTGTTGAGTCTTACCTGTACTGTCACAATTGCTGATTCTGTAACTATTCTGTCTGCCTTTTCGACACGTCTTCATCTCCAGAGACTAACATAGATTTTTTTCGTAGCCTTTTGACTTCATTCACTTTGTTTCTTTCCCACTACCCGTTATATCCCTAATGCCTCCAGATATACACGCCGTCAACGAATACACGTTGAACGAAGTGACCAACAACCAGAGCCTGGTGTCAACGCGGATGACCGTTAAAGAGTACAAGAGAATTGGAGAAGGAGCGTTTGGAACCGTAGTAGAAGCCGTATTGAAATACGCCGACGGCACAGATGTTCATTCAGAATGGCTCGGTCCCTTTGCCATAAAGCGAGTACCAGCACAAACAGAGTACAAATCGCGAGAGCTTGAGATCTTGAGATTGGTCAACCATCCCAACATCGTCAGCTTAAGGTTCTATTTCGACAAAGCCAGCTCCAGTTCCCATGATAAAACCATTTACCAGAACCTCGTCATGGAATGCTTGCCTTCCAACTTGCAAAGCGAAATCAAATATTATAGACAATCCAAATACACCATCCCCTATCCTCACATGAAAGCATATACGTTCCAGTTGGCGAGAGCGATGCTCTATTTGCATGGCTTTGGCATTTCCCACAGAGACATCAAACCTTCCAATATCTTGGTAGATCCCCTGACTGTAGTATTGAAGGTTTGTGACTTTGGCAGTGCGAAAAAGTTAGAGCCGAACCAACCATCTGTAAGCTATATCTGTTCGAGATACTATAGAGCTCCAGAGTTGATTGTAGGGTGTTCGTTATATTCCACCAAGATAGACATATGGGGTTTGGGCTGTGTCGTAGCGGAGATGTTTTTAGGTAAACCCATTTTCCAGGGCCAATCGCCCGAGTCACAACTCAAGGAGATCTCCAAGTTACTTGGGCCCCCTCCCAACACGTTTTTCTTTAAGAGCAATCCACAATATAGAGGCAACATGTATACAACCAAGCTTT
Protein-coding sequences here:
- a CDS encoding predicted protein, whose amino-acid sequence is MALISKQEESLDSSNEPTTAEDFLEQGSIDEESGDRWLGSDLSKSLRFYQKAYTSYLQSISLSGTQGRNLDAFYNSSRLLFSVYNQYIKTDGVEIYELTNVDEALTGDKRSVLQDLAHIITAHETAMTVAKTSNIAIPSDLLFNTALVYTEAIEAEQENDQSDFNQLLEVTQRAQSLFLALLDLQMVEFQKFLQELNEVDVNAMESNNELYQQGGLHEETKQEEYTSDEVVQPVDILESVLSCYKLAQAILENVTDFDSQVPAVTNLIQPLLDRSDNIARDLIDNFSEVAANKNEMVANISEVQISELKVAKSYIVGLTSNDFDQLFEVWNNAELPATPERYMSAADNIQSLLDRNDVTLANVNSSGILQSKELYWKSLTQMSGNLKKAQDILSQLLAEKKKTPSGVDLGLGALVGQISEVIIARADIELQRCQISGYEPAEKNSQVLLQNCKTLLKNAMNIANTAGGLRERAAEKLQREKKKVDAVFRLCLLEGKTSTQELDTILGANKWPNELVSLTKLGYYDAFGVQNIQKPLQF
- a CDS encoding 60S ribosomal protein L25 (go_component intracellular; ribosome~go_function RNA binding; structural constituent of ribosome~go_process protein biosynthesis); the encoded protein is TTKASAAKKAVLKGTNGKKALKVRTSTTFRLPKTLQLSRAPKYARKSVPHYNRLDAYKIIVSPIASETAMKKVEDGNILVFQVDIKANKNQIKAAVKELYEVDVLYVNTLIRPNGTKKAYIKLTADHDALDVANRIGYI
- a CDS encoding mitochondrial 37S ribosomal protein YmS18 encodes the protein GKRNEKVVMWKMYGTFHKHNTLASLVAVVEDLDFLEKNQHLSYNEKVLYYLQLPHHTKLHITAGQLGFRKSQRSEYEAAFQVATKMFKTIEEKNLLGPNDKIELIMTDYGKGRDAFQAALMGKEGQHIKPHIVRVSDATKLRFGGPRPKKLRRL
- the MCK1 gene encoding serine/threonine/tyrosine protein kinase involved in chromosome segregation (Glycogen synthase kinase-3 serine/threonine/tyrosine protein kinase involved in chromosome segregation~go_function protein kinase activity; ATP binding~go_process protein amino acid phosphorylation), whose translation is MPPDIHAVNEYTLNEVTNNQSSVSTRMTVKEYKRIGEGAFGTVVEAVLKYADGTDVHSEWLGPFAIKRVPAQTEYKSRELEILRLVNHPNIVSLRFYFDKASSSSHDKTIYQNLVMECLPSNLQSEIKYYRQSKYTIPYPHMKAYTFQLARAMLYLHGFGISHRDIKPSNILVDPSTVVLKVCDFGSAKKLEPNQPSVSYICSRYYRAPELIVGCSLYSTKIDIWGLGCVVAEMFLGKPIFQGQSPESQLKEISKLLGPPPNTFFFKSNPQYRGNMYTTKLFSCTVEERFRQIFSNSPPDAIDLLLKILVYDPDMRASPRRVLVHPFFNELKKKEFQVYPRGSSEPIQLNLFNFSEFELSLLGSLKDELLAR